One window from the genome of Magnolia sinica isolate HGM2019 chromosome 4, MsV1, whole genome shotgun sequence encodes:
- the LOC131243480 gene encoding protein NEN4 isoform X2, whose protein sequence is MKTVGPSCSDSRNEIVFFDVETTMPLRTGQRRWMLEFGAILVCPRKLVELESYCTLIRPRDLSCVPPRSGRLDGITRSVVAAAPTFEDVADRIFDMLNGRIWAGHNILRFDSARIREAFADVGRPSPKPIGMIDSLDVLSHKFGRRAGNLKMSTLAAYFELGQQKHRSLDDVRMNLEVVKHCATILFLESSLPHVLSGEGVGSMGMTTRSQTRRRLSVEEMNRKSPPSSPQHQRPLPYSKGHLGKGP, encoded by the exons ATGAAAACGGTTGGTCCCAGTTGTAGCGACAGCCGCAATGAGATTGTTTTCTTCGATGTTGAAACAACAATGCCCCTCCGAACTGGTCAGCGGCGTTGGATGTTGGAGTTTGGTGCAATACTAGTATGCCCACGGAAGCTCGTCGAGCTTGAGAGCTATTGCACCCTCATAAGGCCCAGGGACTTGTCATGTGTCCCACCCAGGTCGGGGCGATTGGACGGGATCACGCGTAGTGTTGTTGCGGCTGCTCCAACATTTGAAGATGTGGCAGACCGGATATTCGACATGTTAAATG ggAGAATATGGGCTGGACATAACATTCTGAGGTTTGATTCTGCTCGGATTCGGGAGGCGTTTGCCGACGTTGGGCGGCCATCTCCAAAGCCCATCGGCATGATTGATTCATTGGATGTTCTCTCTCACAAGTTTGGTAGGAGAGCTGGAAATCTTAAG ATGTCGACCTTGGCCGCCTACTTCGAGCTTGGGCAACAGAAGCACAG GAGCCTCGACGATGTTCGGATGAACCTCGAAGTCGTCAAGCATTGTGCCACCATATTGTTCTTG GAATCGAGCCTACCACATGTATTGAGTGGTGAAGGTGTGGGGTCCATGGGCATGACCACCAGAAGTCAGACAAGGAGGAGATTATCTGTGGAAGAAATGAATAGAAAATCTCCTCCCTCTTCTCCTCAGCATCAAAGACCTCTTCCTTACTCTAAAGGCCATTTAGGAAAG GGCCCATGA
- the LOC131243480 gene encoding protein NEN4 isoform X1: MKTVGPSCSDSRNEIVFFDVETTMPLRTGQRRWMLEFGAILVCPRKLVELESYCTLIRPRDLSCVPPRSGRLDGITRSVVAAAPTFEDVADRIFDMLNGRIWAGHNILRFDSARIREAFADVGRPSPKPIGMIDSLDVLSHKFGRRAGNLKMSTLAAYFELGQQKHRSLDDVRMNLEVVKHCATILFLESSLPHVLSGEGVGSMGMTTRSQTRRRLSVEEMNRKSPPSSPQHQRPLPYSKGHLGKMRYTVKDVLCRAHEKQPLNNLLKRSFSLIR, translated from the exons ATGAAAACGGTTGGTCCCAGTTGTAGCGACAGCCGCAATGAGATTGTTTTCTTCGATGTTGAAACAACAATGCCCCTCCGAACTGGTCAGCGGCGTTGGATGTTGGAGTTTGGTGCAATACTAGTATGCCCACGGAAGCTCGTCGAGCTTGAGAGCTATTGCACCCTCATAAGGCCCAGGGACTTGTCATGTGTCCCACCCAGGTCGGGGCGATTGGACGGGATCACGCGTAGTGTTGTTGCGGCTGCTCCAACATTTGAAGATGTGGCAGACCGGATATTCGACATGTTAAATG ggAGAATATGGGCTGGACATAACATTCTGAGGTTTGATTCTGCTCGGATTCGGGAGGCGTTTGCCGACGTTGGGCGGCCATCTCCAAAGCCCATCGGCATGATTGATTCATTGGATGTTCTCTCTCACAAGTTTGGTAGGAGAGCTGGAAATCTTAAG ATGTCGACCTTGGCCGCCTACTTCGAGCTTGGGCAACAGAAGCACAG GAGCCTCGACGATGTTCGGATGAACCTCGAAGTCGTCAAGCATTGTGCCACCATATTGTTCTTG GAATCGAGCCTACCACATGTATTGAGTGGTGAAGGTGTGGGGTCCATGGGCATGACCACCAGAAGTCAGACAAGGAGGAGATTATCTGTGGAAGAAATGAATAGAAAATCTCCTCCCTCTTCTCCTCAGCATCAAAGACCTCTTCCTTACTCTAAAGGCCATTTAGGAAAG ATGAGGTACACGGTGAAGGACGTGTTGTGTAGGGCCCATGAGAAACAGCCACTCAACAACTTGCTCAAGCGATCGTTTTCGTTGATCAGATGA